The Silene latifolia isolate original U9 population unplaced genomic scaffold, ASM4854445v1 chrun_scaffold_16, whole genome shotgun sequence genome includes a region encoding these proteins:
- the LOC141637274 gene encoding non-specific lipid-transfer protein Lac s 1-like codes for MAGSTTLKLGFTILVCIAMAIPRADASIACGQVTEKLAPCLGFLESGRGPVPGCCKGVRDLNSMAVTTEDRRNACRCMKTAAAAFPSISSVYSAALPGKCGVSIPLAAGAKTDCSKIQ; via the exons ATGGCTGGCTCTACCACCCTGAAACTGGGTTTCACCATACTTGTGTGCATAGCAATGGCTATACCACGAGCCGATGCCAGCATTGCCTGTGGTCAGGTGACTGAGAAGCTGGCACCATGTCTTGGGTTTCTTGAGAGCGGTAGAGGACCTGTACCAGGTTGCTGCAAAGGGGTGAGGGATCTTAACAGCATGGCTGTGACCACAGAAGACCGAAGAAATGCTTGTAGGTGCATGAAAACAGCTGCTGCTGCTTTTCCTAGTATCAGCTCTGTCTACTCTGCTGCTCTTCCTGGCAAGTGTGGGGTctccattcctcttgctgctggtgCCAAGACTGACTGCTCCAA GATACAGTGA